A single window of Candidatus Glassbacteria bacterium DNA harbors:
- a CDS encoding peptidase S41 produces MFVRCFHLLVLLPLLLLVQNPAPLAARANWGAPFLRHPAVSPDGRTVAFSYAGDIWTVPSSGGTARRITVNPAYDANPVWSPDGAGIAFSSDRAGQDDVFAIDTAGAGEPVQLTFHGSPDLPVGWTPDGSEVIFLAVRELSPRRIATPYRVPADGSRMPVKLWRVLAMHAAVSPDGGTYAFTRGYSPWYRKHYRGSGNYDIWLYNPSDSTYRQFTGSDASEINPMFAGQDSRLYYVSERDGAFNLYRKALDSSPDEPGEQLTSFTEDGIRRSAISADGSTVVFSRGTDFFVMSLGPSGDPRRLEVRLPADTRQNEIAWETFTRDAESFAVSADEKQAAVIVRGELFVVETVEDGITRRISTTVNREADPVWMPDSTTLLFTSDSAGSQDIYKITGADSSRPELYRARHFKLERLTSGLQDEHHPQPSPDGKRIAYVRGRGDLMLMNTDGSGQRALIAGWDEPKFCWSPDSRWIAFSRNDIEFNEDVWIIPADGSAEPANVTRHPDADTDPVWSADGRKLGFRSRRSGENNVDIYFLFLRKDDRELSGEQRRWREQDEEKKEDDEEKDSVPTVRIDFERLHERIVRVSSLPGDEGAPAISPDGKTFAFGASTDGESDLYSVSWDGEDLTRLTTGGHSPSAVRYSPDGTTIYYLRSGGRPHKLTVSDKKSESLPLAARMDIDNRAERRQVFLEGWRALNDYFYDPDFHGADWTAMRDKYLPAVEAGIPAREDFEALIHLMLGELNASHLGFSSSNDRRAIPVGALGVRLDESYSGPGFMIADVLARGPADREQSRLVPGDVITSVAGQSVGPGDNLYHLLYDTVDKPVLLTVRSPAGREREIQIRPTTIGAQNNLVYHDWVDSRRAMVDSLSGRRLGYIHIRAMGWDSFEAFERDLYSECHAKDALVVDVRNNPGGWITDYLLAVLTVRRHARTVPRGAENSGYPQDRLPVYSWVKPVAALCNELSFSNAEIFAHAFKTLDLGPLIGQTTGGAVISTGATRLIDGSVFRLPFRGWYVQGSDINMERQGAVPDIIVPEPPGEEGSGADIQLERAVRELLGRIK; encoded by the coding sequence ATGTTTGTCAGATGTTTTCACCTGCTCGTTCTCTTGCCGTTACTCCTCCTGGTTCAAAATCCGGCACCGCTGGCGGCCCGCGCCAACTGGGGCGCCCCGTTTCTGCGGCACCCGGCGGTCAGCCCCGACGGGCGGACAGTGGCGTTCTCCTATGCCGGCGATATCTGGACCGTCCCATCGTCCGGCGGGACTGCTCGCAGGATAACCGTTAATCCTGCCTATGACGCCAATCCGGTGTGGTCGCCCGACGGGGCCGGGATCGCGTTCAGCAGCGACAGGGCCGGCCAGGATGATGTGTTCGCTATCGATACCGCCGGAGCAGGGGAGCCTGTCCAGCTCACCTTTCACGGCAGCCCGGATCTGCCGGTGGGCTGGACTCCCGACGGCTCCGAGGTGATATTCCTGGCAGTCCGCGAATTGAGTCCGCGCCGGATCGCGACCCCCTACCGCGTGCCCGCCGATGGTTCGCGGATGCCGGTCAAACTCTGGCGAGTGCTGGCGATGCACGCCGCTGTTTCTCCCGACGGCGGGACTTACGCGTTCACCAGGGGCTATTCACCCTGGTACCGCAAGCACTACCGCGGCAGCGGAAACTACGATATCTGGCTCTATAACCCGTCGGACAGCACCTACCGTCAGTTCACCGGCAGCGACGCCTCGGAGATCAACCCGATGTTCGCCGGACAGGACAGCCGCCTGTACTATGTCAGCGAGCGCGACGGGGCGTTCAACCTGTACCGCAAGGCCCTCGACTCCTCCCCTGATGAGCCCGGCGAGCAGTTGACCTCGTTCACCGAGGACGGAATCCGGCGCAGTGCGATCAGCGCCGACGGAAGCACGGTGGTGTTCAGCCGTGGTACGGATTTTTTCGTGATGAGCCTCGGACCCTCCGGCGATCCCCGCAGGCTGGAGGTCCGCCTGCCCGCCGATACCCGTCAAAACGAGATTGCCTGGGAAACATTCACCCGCGATGCCGAAAGTTTCGCTGTCTCAGCCGACGAAAAACAGGCGGCCGTGATTGTCCGCGGCGAGCTGTTCGTGGTGGAGACTGTCGAGGATGGGATTACGCGCCGGATCAGCACGACTGTCAACCGCGAAGCCGACCCGGTCTGGATGCCCGACTCAACCACCCTGCTGTTTACTTCCGACAGCGCCGGCAGCCAGGATATCTATAAAATTACCGGCGCTGACAGTTCGCGGCCGGAACTTTACCGCGCAAGGCATTTCAAACTGGAGCGGCTGACTTCGGGCCTGCAGGATGAACACCACCCCCAGCCCTCGCCAGACGGCAAACGGATCGCCTATGTCCGTGGCCGGGGCGACCTGATGCTGATGAATACCGACGGATCGGGACAGCGTGCGCTGATCGCCGGCTGGGACGAACCGAAGTTCTGCTGGTCGCCGGACAGCCGCTGGATCGCCTTCAGCCGTAACGATATCGAGTTCAACGAGGATGTCTGGATAATCCCGGCCGATGGTTCGGCCGAGCCGGCGAATGTCACCCGCCACCCGGATGCGGACACGGACCCGGTCTGGAGCGCCGATGGACGCAAGCTGGGCTTCCGCAGCCGTCGCAGCGGAGAAAATAATGTCGACATCTATTTCCTCTTCCTGCGCAAAGACGACCGGGAACTATCCGGTGAGCAACGCAGATGGCGCGAGCAGGACGAGGAAAAGAAGGAAGACGACGAAGAAAAAGACAGCGTGCCAACTGTCCGGATCGATTTCGAGCGGCTGCACGAGCGGATCGTGCGGGTCAGTTCGCTGCCCGGTGACGAGGGCGCGCCCGCGATCTCGCCCGACGGCAAGACGTTCGCTTTCGGAGCCTCCACCGACGGGGAGAGCGACCTCTATTCTGTCTCATGGGACGGTGAGGACCTGACCCGGCTCACCACCGGCGGCCATTCGCCATCGGCCGTGCGCTACTCCCCCGACGGCACGACGATTTACTATCTGCGCTCCGGAGGCCGTCCCCACAAACTGACTGTCTCGGATAAAAAGAGCGAGAGCCTGCCGCTGGCCGCCCGGATGGATATCGACAACCGCGCCGAGCGTCGCCAGGTGTTCCTCGAGGGCTGGCGCGCACTCAATGATTATTTCTACGACCCGGATTTCCACGGCGCCGACTGGACCGCCATGCGTGATAAGTACCTTCCCGCGGTCGAAGCCGGGATTCCGGCGCGTGAGGATTTCGAGGCTCTCATTCACCTGATGCTGGGCGAACTCAACGCCAGCCACCTGGGATTCTCCTCATCGAACGACCGCCGGGCAATCCCTGTCGGTGCACTGGGAGTGCGGCTGGATGAGTCTTACTCCGGCCCGGGTTTCATGATCGCCGATGTACTGGCCCGCGGTCCGGCGGACCGCGAGCAGAGCCGCCTGGTTCCCGGAGATGTGATTACCTCCGTGGCCGGCCAGTCTGTCGGTCCCGGCGACAATCTCTACCACCTGCTCTACGACACTGTCGACAAACCAGTGCTGCTGACTGTGCGCTCCCCGGCGGGAAGGGAACGTGAAATACAGATTCGTCCCACCACTATCGGCGCTCAGAACAACCTTGTCTATCACGACTGGGTGGATTCTCGTCGGGCGATGGTCGACAGCCTGTCCGGCAGGAGGCTTGGCTATATCCATATCCGCGCAATGGGCTGGGACAGTTTCGAGGCGTTCGAGCGCGACCTGTACAGCGAATGCCACGCCAAGGACGCCCTGGTTGTGGATGTTCGCAACAACCCCGGCGGCTGGATCACCGACTATTTACTGGCCGTCCTGACCGTGCGCCGTCACGCCCGGACTGTCCCGCGGGGAGCCGAAAACAGCGGTTATCCCCAGGACCGCCTGCCGGTCTATAGCTGGGTCAAGCCTGTCGCCGCTCTCTGCAACGAACTCTCGTTCAGCAACGCCGAAATTTTTGCACACGCTTTCAAAACACTGGACCTCGGCCCCCTGATCGGCCAAACCACCGGTGGAGCGGTAATCTCCACCGGCGCGACCCGACTGATCGATGGCTCCGTTTTCAGGCTTCCGTTCCGGGGCTGGTATGTACAGGGCAGCGATATCAACATGGAGCGCCAGGGAGCGGTACCCGATATTATTGTCCCCGAGCCGCCGGGGGAGGAAGGCAGCGGCGCCGACATCCAGCTCGAACGAGCGGTGCGGGAATTGTTGGGGCGGATCAAATAA
- the tkt gene encoding transketolase gives MDKQKIEQLAVDTLKILAAEAVQKANSGHPGMPMGMADAAFVLWSKFLRFDPRHPDWIDRDRFVLSAGHGSMLLYALLHLAGFDMSLEDLKNFRQLGSKTPGHPEVNVARGIETTTGPLGQGFTNGVGMAIARRFMASKFNTDEYRIYGHKVYAICSDGDLMEGISSEAASLAGHLGLGEITFLYDSNHITIEGNTDLAFDSEDALKRFEAYGWHTLEVDGHDRGAVEQTIRAANAVTDRPSLIQCNTTIGAGSPNMCNTAEIHGAPMGEEELAATKKAIGWEFEDWFHVPQEVSDLFATRRQELAADYDNWERNFQAWQNKYPELAGLWSRFYNPQIPADLTDRLLATAGDKPVATRSSASKAEQVIAEVFPNFLGGSADLAPSTKTLISGEDDHSRSCPSGRNFHFGVREHAMGGILNGMALYGGLKVFGATFFVFSDYMRPSIRLAAINEAAVTYVFTHDSIFVGEDGPTHQPVEQAMALRVIPNVIVLRPADATESAVAWEFAVTHEGGPVALLLTRHNIPVLDRTKYADARGLKKGAYVLSEAAGGEPEAVIIATGSEVHLALEAQGTLADEGRRVRVVSMPSWELFDAQDDAYRNSVLPPSLRKRLVVEAGQTIGWERYAGDEGEILGMDGFGTSGPWQELAEKYGFTARNIADRVRALLG, from the coding sequence ATGGATAAACAGAAGATCGAACAACTGGCAGTCGATACGCTAAAGATACTTGCCGCCGAGGCGGTCCAGAAAGCCAATTCCGGCCACCCAGGCATGCCGATGGGCATGGCCGACGCGGCGTTCGTGCTGTGGTCGAAGTTCCTGCGTTTCGACCCGCGCCACCCGGACTGGATCGACCGCGACCGGTTCGTGCTCTCGGCGGGCCACGGCTCGATGCTGCTCTATGCCTTGCTGCACCTGGCCGGTTTCGATATGAGCCTGGAGGATCTGAAAAACTTCCGCCAACTGGGCAGCAAAACCCCGGGCCATCCTGAAGTTAATGTCGCCCGCGGGATCGAGACAACCACCGGCCCGCTGGGGCAGGGGTTCACCAACGGGGTCGGGATGGCTATCGCCCGGCGGTTCATGGCCAGCAAGTTCAACACCGACGAGTACAGGATTTACGGCCACAAGGTTTACGCGATCTGCAGCGACGGCGACCTGATGGAGGGAATCAGCTCCGAGGCCGCCTCCCTGGCCGGCCATCTGGGCCTGGGTGAGATCACTTTCCTCTACGACAGCAACCACATCACTATCGAAGGCAACACCGACCTCGCGTTCGACAGCGAGGACGCGCTCAAGCGTTTCGAGGCCTACGGCTGGCATACGCTCGAGGTGGACGGTCACGACCGCGGGGCGGTGGAGCAGACGATCCGCGCTGCCAACGCGGTTACCGACAGGCCATCGCTGATCCAGTGCAACACCACTATCGGCGCGGGCAGTCCCAACATGTGCAACACCGCCGAGATCCACGGAGCGCCGATGGGCGAGGAGGAGCTGGCCGCCACCAAGAAAGCTATCGGCTGGGAGTTCGAGGACTGGTTCCACGTGCCGCAGGAAGTCAGCGACCTGTTCGCTACGCGGCGCCAGGAACTGGCCGCCGATTACGATAACTGGGAGCGGAACTTTCAGGCCTGGCAAAACAAGTATCCCGAGCTGGCGGGCCTGTGGAGCCGATTCTACAATCCCCAAATCCCCGCCGACCTGACAGACCGCCTGCTGGCCACCGCCGGCGACAAGCCGGTAGCCACCCGCTCCAGCGCGAGCAAGGCCGAGCAGGTGATCGCCGAGGTATTTCCCAACTTTCTCGGCGGTTCCGCCGACCTCGCGCCCTCGACCAAAACCCTGATCTCCGGCGAGGACGACCACAGCCGAAGCTGCCCCTCGGGACGCAATTTCCACTTCGGCGTCCGCGAACACGCCATGGGCGGTATCCTGAACGGCATGGCGCTCTATGGCGGCTTGAAAGTGTTCGGGGCGACTTTCTTCGTTTTCAGCGATTACATGCGCCCCTCGATCCGCCTGGCCGCGATCAACGAAGCCGCAGTAACCTACGTGTTCACCCACGACAGCATTTTTGTCGGCGAGGACGGTCCGACCCACCAGCCGGTTGAGCAGGCCATGGCCCTGCGCGTGATTCCCAACGTGATCGTGCTTCGTCCGGCCGACGCCACCGAGAGCGCCGTGGCCTGGGAGTTCGCAGTCACGCACGAGGGCGGCCCGGTGGCCCTGCTGCTGACGCGCCATAACATCCCCGTGCTCGACCGTACCAAATACGCCGACGCCCGCGGGCTGAAAAAAGGCGCTTACGTACTCAGCGAGGCCGCGGGCGGTGAGCCGGAGGCGGTGATTATCGCCACGGGCAGCGAGGTCCACCTGGCGCTGGAGGCCCAGGGAACATTGGCCGATGAGGGCCGCAGGGTACGGGTGGTCAGCATGCCGAGCTGGGAACTGTTCGACGCCCAGGACGACGCCTATCGAAATTCGGTCCTGCCCCCCTCGCTCAGGAAACGCCTGGTGGTCGAGGCCGGCCAGACTATCGGCTGGGAGCGTTACGCCGGCGACGAGGGCGAGATTCTGGGCATGGACGGATTCGGCACCTCGGGACCCTGGCAGGAGCTGGCGGAAAAGTACGGGTTCACTGCGCGGAATATCGCGGACAGGGTCAGGGCCCTGCTGGGCTAG
- a CDS encoding threonine--tRNA ligase, giving the protein MRILMLHTDEFSYHVTEKTGAVGKGHELEPELQQGETGEALVVFCCSEKGDEKGVESVAGQVAGIAAGHARRVKTDTVMVYPYAHLSSNLASPRIATKVLDRIYELLGKEDGLAVKRSPFGYYKAFTVKCKGHPLSELAQTIVPETGKKKKADDSESEALKGEKKLESEWYIAEPGKELVPTEEYNFKQRKNLRKLYSYESDKDRTVVEPPAHIELMKRLELVDYEPGSDPGNFRWYPKGQLIKQLCEELVSDLTADYGGMRVETPIMYDYQHPKLSSYLNRFPARQYVLLSEDKEYFLRFAACFGQYMIQHDMQLSYRHLPCHLYELTHYSFRREQTGELAGLKRLRTFTMPDMHTLARDMEQAKQEFAAQIDLCKQCMDAFELDYEVAIRFVKDFREDNKEFAEQLIELVRQPSLVELWNKRFFYFVTKLEFNFIDAQDKASCLSTIQIDVENCERFEIEFIDEDGQAKFPLLLHTSISGSIDRVMYAMLENQAIRMNKGIKAELPLWLAPTQLRLISVGEQFHEYCEQLMKQIPFRVDFDDRDMTVGKKIRETEREWVPFAAVIGQREVEASSMSIRTRSTGEQTMMTPAELTELIKGKTAKKPFRKLNVPARLSKRPIFVG; this is encoded by the coding sequence ATGCGTATCCTGATGCTCCATACAGATGAATTCAGTTACCACGTCACCGAAAAAACCGGCGCGGTCGGCAAGGGCCACGAGCTTGAACCGGAACTTCAGCAGGGAGAGACCGGCGAGGCGTTGGTGGTGTTCTGCTGCTCTGAGAAAGGTGATGAGAAGGGTGTGGAATCGGTGGCCGGCCAGGTGGCCGGGATCGCCGCCGGCCACGCGCGGCGGGTTAAGACGGATACCGTGATGGTTTACCCCTACGCCCACCTGTCGAGCAACCTGGCCAGCCCCAGGATCGCCACCAAGGTGCTGGACCGGATCTATGAATTGCTTGGCAAAGAAGACGGCCTGGCTGTCAAACGCAGTCCGTTCGGCTACTACAAGGCTTTCACTGTCAAGTGCAAGGGCCACCCGCTGAGCGAACTGGCCCAGACAATCGTCCCTGAGACCGGCAAGAAAAAGAAAGCGGACGACTCCGAGAGCGAAGCCCTGAAGGGTGAGAAAAAACTCGAGAGCGAATGGTATATCGCCGAGCCGGGCAAGGAACTGGTTCCCACCGAAGAGTACAATTTCAAGCAGCGCAAAAACCTGCGTAAGCTCTACAGCTACGAGAGCGATAAAGACCGCACGGTGGTCGAGCCGCCGGCGCATATCGAGTTGATGAAGCGCCTGGAGCTGGTGGACTACGAGCCGGGCAGCGATCCCGGTAATTTCCGCTGGTACCCAAAGGGACAGCTTATCAAGCAACTCTGCGAGGAGCTGGTCAGCGACCTGACAGCCGACTACGGCGGCATGCGGGTCGAAACTCCGATCATGTACGACTACCAGCACCCCAAGCTCAGCAGCTATCTGAACCGCTTCCCCGCTCGCCAGTACGTGCTGCTGAGCGAGGACAAGGAGTATTTCCTGCGTTTCGCCGCCTGTTTCGGCCAGTACATGATCCAGCACGACATGCAGCTCTCCTACCGTCACCTGCCCTGCCACCTCTACGAGCTGACCCACTACAGCTTCCGCCGCGAGCAGACAGGCGAGCTGGCCGGTCTCAAGCGCCTGCGCACGTTCACCATGCCGGACATGCACACCCTGGCCCGCGACATGGAGCAGGCCAAGCAGGAGTTCGCCGCCCAGATCGATCTGTGCAAGCAGTGCATGGACGCGTTCGAGCTGGACTACGAGGTAGCGATCAGGTTCGTAAAAGATTTCAGGGAAGACAACAAAGAATTCGCCGAGCAGTTGATCGAGCTGGTGCGGCAGCCCTCGCTGGTGGAACTCTGGAACAAGCGCTTCTTCTATTTCGTGACCAAGCTCGAGTTCAACTTTATCGACGCCCAGGACAAGGCCTCCTGCCTGTCCACGATCCAGATCGATGTCGAGAACTGCGAGCGCTTCGAGATCGAGTTTATCGACGAGGACGGCCAGGCCAAGTTCCCGCTGCTGCTGCACACCTCGATCAGCGGCTCGATCGACCGGGTGATGTACGCCATGCTCGAAAACCAGGCGATCCGCATGAACAAAGGCATCAAGGCCGAGCTTCCGCTCTGGCTCGCCCCCACCCAGCTGCGGCTGATCTCGGTGGGCGAGCAGTTCCACGAATACTGCGAGCAGCTGATGAAGCAGATCCCGTTCCGCGTGGATTTCGACGACCGCGATATGACGGTCGGCAAGAAAATCCGCGAGACCGAGCGCGAGTGGGTGCCGTTCGCGGCGGTGATCGGCCAGAGAGAGGTGGAAGCCAGCAGCATGAGTATCCGCACCCGCAGCACCGGCGAGCAGACGATGATGACCCCGGCCGAGTTGACGGAACTGATCAAGGGTAAAACGGCAAAAAAACCGTTCCGCAAGCTCAACGTGCCGGCACGCCTTAGCAAACGGCCGATTTTCGTGGGCTGA
- a CDS encoding PilZ domain-containing protein yields the protein MAESSENRNFKRVALEYNVEYSVLSGFDKLNLFQSRTLDFSLSGTRIETGEQLKQGDQISVRIEVPDLQSFWLDDGGNRCYNKTVVMCFGTVRWVEDTGEDKHEAGIQFSGMTTRDKVYLTRLFEEAPKTGQESVG from the coding sequence ATGGCGGAATCTTCGGAAAACAGAAACTTCAAGCGGGTTGCACTGGAATACAATGTCGAGTATTCGGTGCTCTCCGGGTTCGACAAGCTGAATCTGTTCCAGTCCCGCACGCTGGATTTCAGTCTCAGCGGCACCAGGATCGAAACCGGGGAGCAGCTCAAGCAGGGCGATCAGATATCGGTGCGGATCGAAGTGCCCGACCTCCAGTCATTCTGGCTCGATGACGGTGGCAACAGGTGCTACAACAAGACCGTGGTCATGTGTTTCGGAACCGTGCGCTGGGTTGAGGACACGGGTGAGGACAAGCACGAGGCCGGGATCCAGTTCTCCGGAATGACCACCAGGGACAAGGTCTATCTGACCCGCCTGTTCGAGGAAGCGCCCAAGACCGGCCAGGAGAGCGTGGGATGA
- a CDS encoding cysteine hydrolase gives MTTPVDLSAIHEQYITPETLDARTESYLGQLADYSQRRIEFVCRSAALVLVDLQRCFLDPGFHLFSPNCRTILPRVAALLEFFRNSGRPVLYTLQKNKDTAVDRGPVLRRWWPSTPLENSPDTEPVEGVLPLPEEKVIHKRRYSGFYATDLELTLRSLEVSQVVVSGVFTNVCVEATVRDAFMRDFFVFLPADATAAHNELLHLGSLRTMAMWFATVCRVSDLTGE, from the coding sequence ATGACCACTCCGGTGGACCTGAGCGCAATCCACGAGCAGTATATCACGCCCGAGACACTGGATGCCCGTACCGAGAGCTACCTCGGCCAGCTTGCCGATTACTCCCAGCGCCGTATCGAGTTCGTCTGCCGGTCCGCGGCGCTCGTGCTCGTTGATCTCCAGCGCTGTTTTCTCGACCCCGGATTTCACCTCTTTTCTCCAAATTGCCGCACCATTCTGCCCAGGGTTGCCGCCCTTCTCGAGTTTTTCCGCAACTCGGGACGGCCGGTACTCTACACGCTGCAGAAAAACAAGGACACGGCTGTCGACCGCGGTCCGGTTCTTCGCCGCTGGTGGCCCTCCACTCCGCTGGAAAACAGCCCGGATACCGAGCCTGTGGAGGGAGTGCTTCCCCTGCCGGAAGAAAAAGTGATCCACAAACGTCGCTACAGCGGCTTTTACGCCACGGACCTGGAACTGACTCTGCGTTCGCTGGAAGTCAGCCAGGTGGTTGTCTCCGGCGTTTTCACCAATGTCTGCGTGGAGGCCACGGTGCGCGATGCGTTCATGCGGGACTTTTTCGTGTTCCTGCCCGCCGATGCCACGGCCGCTCACAACGAGCTGCTCCACCTGGGTTCACTGCGCACGATGGCGATGTGGTTCGCCACGGTGTGCAGGGTATCGGACCTGACCGGCGAATAA
- a CDS encoding tetratricopeptide repeat protein, with the protein MRHIAVILVVLASLAACSMPPGLNAVREGDMFLKNYEYRQAIGSYRRALEEDPGNSDAYLGIGFCQIELQDFADAERTYLELLEYEPRNEKALYRLGQLMLNKEDYQAAIDFLEKALLVNPGYADSHYQLGLAHGRLKKYEQALAEFESAVEINPRYVDAWYTMGNIYTRLKRRDKALEAYSRVLNLDSDHMMALYMSGDCYYSMGSYEDAVRMFEKALEVNYGFTAAHTSLKKSREKLEAQGG; encoded by the coding sequence ATGAGACATATCGCAGTCATCTTGGTTGTCTTGGCTAGCCTGGCGGCGTGCAGCATGCCTCCGGGGCTCAATGCCGTGCGCGAGGGTGATATGTTCCTCAAGAATTACGAGTACAGGCAGGCGATCGGCAGCTACCGCCGCGCGCTCGAGGAAGACCCCGGCAACAGCGACGCCTATCTGGGAATCGGGTTCTGCCAGATCGAGCTGCAGGACTTCGCCGACGCTGAGCGGACGTATCTGGAACTGCTGGAATATGAACCCCGTAACGAGAAGGCTCTTTACCGTCTTGGCCAGCTGATGCTGAACAAGGAGGATTACCAGGCCGCGATTGATTTTCTCGAGAAAGCACTGTTGGTGAACCCCGGTTACGCCGACAGCCACTACCAGCTCGGGCTGGCTCATGGCAGGCTGAAAAAATACGAGCAGGCGCTGGCCGAGTTCGAGTCCGCTGTCGAAATAAATCCGCGCTATGTGGACGCCTGGTACACGATGGGCAACATCTACACCAGGCTCAAGCGCCGCGACAAGGCCCTGGAAGCCTACAGCCGGGTACTCAATCTTGACTCCGACCACATGATGGCTCTTTACATGAGCGGCGACTGTTACTATTCGATGGGCAGCTACGAGGACGCGGTGCGGATGTTCGAAAAGGCGCTGGAGGTCAATTACGGGTTCACCGCCGCGCACACTTCGCTGAAAAAAAGCCGTGAAAAGCTGGAAGCGCAGGGCGGTTGA
- a CDS encoding DUF1611 domain-containing protein, producing MVRTVLLCEGAFDDFGVCKTAYGVLRFAAENIVAVIDSKHAGKDSSEVSRLGEGIPVVGSLEEAMAFAPERMLIGVATVGGVLNSGLRGTVAEALEKGLEVHNGLHEMLAEVPDLAAAAKRGGGGIVDLRAEPKDLECASLKAQDVAAFVVLMVGTDCNAGKMTAALELLREAENQGIKSAFCATGQTGIAIAGQGIAIDHVLSDFTAGAAERLVVEAGADKKVELIAIEGQGALAQPVYSGVTLSLMHGSLPDAMILCHRAGQDLIEIVETPMPPLAEHIRLYEETMKLVKPSRVVAIALNAMDLSEDEARRELKQVSADTGLPATDPSRFGAGVLLDAVRSTGMNKVPLYRGKKD from the coding sequence ATGGTCAGAACCGTATTGCTGTGCGAGGGTGCATTTGATGATTTCGGCGTGTGCAAGACCGCCTATGGTGTCCTCAGGTTCGCCGCCGAAAACATCGTTGCCGTTATAGACAGTAAGCATGCCGGCAAAGACAGCAGCGAGGTCAGCAGGCTGGGCGAAGGTATCCCGGTGGTCGGCAGCCTGGAGGAAGCGATGGCGTTCGCTCCCGAGCGGATGCTGATCGGCGTGGCGACCGTGGGCGGTGTGCTGAATTCCGGTTTGAGAGGCACCGTGGCGGAAGCCCTGGAAAAAGGACTGGAGGTCCACAACGGGCTGCATGAGATGCTGGCCGAGGTCCCGGACCTGGCGGCGGCGGCAAAACGCGGCGGCGGCGGAATAGTCGACCTTCGCGCGGAACCGAAAGACCTCGAATGCGCCAGTCTCAAGGCGCAGGATGTGGCGGCGTTCGTGGTGCTGATGGTGGGTACCGACTGCAACGCCGGTAAGATGACCGCCGCGCTCGAGCTGTTGCGTGAGGCCGAAAACCAGGGGATCAAATCCGCCTTCTGCGCCACCGGGCAGACCGGTATCGCAATCGCCGGCCAGGGAATCGCGATCGATCATGTCCTGAGCGATTTCACCGCTGGAGCGGCCGAGCGCCTGGTGGTTGAAGCCGGAGCCGACAAGAAGGTCGAGCTGATCGCGATTGAAGGCCAGGGTGCGCTGGCCCAGCCCGTATACTCGGGGGTAACACTCTCGCTGATGCACGGCAGCCTGCCGGACGCGATGATTCTCTGCCACCGGGCCGGCCAGGACCTGATCGAAATAGTAGAAACGCCGATGCCCCCGCTGGCCGAGCATATCCGGCTATACGAGGAAACGATGAAGCTGGTCAAACCCTCACGCGTGGTGGCGATAGCGCTTAACGCTATGGACTTGTCCGAGGACGAAGCCCGCCGCGAGCTGAAACAGGTATCCGCCGACACCGGCCTTCCCGCCACAGACCCCTCCCGCTTCGGGGCCGGCGTTCTGCTGGATGCTGTCCGTTCAACGGGAATGAACAAAGTACCCCTCTACAGGGGTAAGAAAGATTGA
- a CDS encoding YebC/PmpR family DNA-binding transcriptional regulator: protein MSGHSKWATIKRKKAKEDEKRGKIFTKLIKEISVAARDGGGDLDANPRLRTAVEMAKNANMPNDNIERAIKKGTGELEGVNYEEAIYEGYGPGGVALFIECLTDNRNRTVSEVRHILTKHGGSMGEAGSVAWMFTAKGQLSIDAAKYDEETVFMEASELGAEDVVAEENCHVVTTAVEDLHKVKDGLQRAGIEVSETEMVKVPGSTIQLDENDAGKVLKLMDALEECEDIQQISSNFDINDEVMAKLDQ, encoded by the coding sequence ATGTCGGGCCATTCAAAATGGGCGACTATCAAGCGCAAGAAAGCCAAGGAAGACGAGAAGCGCGGCAAGATTTTTACCAAGCTGATCAAGGAAATCAGCGTCGCCGCCCGCGATGGCGGAGGCGATCTCGACGCCAACCCCCGTCTGCGGACCGCGGTTGAGATGGCTAAGAACGCGAATATGCCGAACGACAATATCGAGCGTGCGATCAAAAAGGGTACCGGTGAACTCGAAGGCGTTAATTACGAGGAGGCGATTTACGAGGGTTACGGTCCCGGCGGTGTGGCGCTGTTTATCGAGTGCCTGACCGATAACCGCAACCGGACCGTCAGCGAGGTGCGGCATATCCTGACCAAGCACGGCGGCAGTATGGGCGAGGCCGGTTCGGTGGCCTGGATGTTTACCGCCAAGGGCCAGCTCTCGATCGACGCCGCCAAGTATGACGAAGAGACGGTTTTTATGGAAGCCAGCGAGCTGGGAGCCGAGGATGTTGTGGCCGAGGAAAATTGCCACGTGGTAACCACGGCGGTCGAGGACCTGCACAAGGTCAAGGACGGCCTTCAGCGGGCGGGAATTGAGGTCAGTGAAACTGAAATGGTCAAGGTCCCGGGCAGCACGATCCAGCTCGATGAGAACGATGCGGGCAAGGTGCTGAAGCTGATGGACGCGCTGGAGGAGTGCGAGGACATCCAGCAGATCAGCTCCAATTTCGATATCAACGACGAGGTGATGGCCAAGCTTGACCAATAA